From Daucus carota subsp. sativus chromosome 6, DH1 v3.0, whole genome shotgun sequence, the proteins below share one genomic window:
- the LOC108227741 gene encoding metacaspase-3-like, translating to MSTRKEKCSWCRTKVRVPIEAQSVNCPACGTVFVVPRRNSGYNQNSGYYQQPAAPQATNQYPSYYQQPVTTPLTSNQNNYSYGRPFSTPTTNNYNGSYQQASPPYQQPQISAPPAQHNGYSWQQQIAPQVAPPQVFGKKRAVLCGVSYLGQKGSLKGSLNDATSMKKFLLNSMGFPSASIIVLTEEDLDIYRTPTRRNIEMALRWLVEGCQSGDSLVFYYSGHASRTVDLSGDEMDGYDELLCPVDYKIAGKISDDEINATIVHPLPRGAKLHAISDTCFSGTIVDLPFMFRMNWQGAVWEDHRVQYNSYKGTNGGQAISISACDDHQNSGDTTYFTGESGGALTYSLIHAVEHEPNLTYGRLLNVMSQKISEAQRQLGQPPQMPQLSSSEKFDVFSKRFVL from the exons ATGTCTACTCGAAAAGAAAAATGCAGCTGGTGCAGAACCAAAGTCAGAGTGCCAATTGAGGCACAATCCGTGAACTGTCCAGCCTGTGGAACTGTGTTTGTTGTCCCTCGGAGAAACAGTGGCTACAACCAGAACTCTGGTTATTATCAGCAGCCTGCAGCTCCTCAAGCAACAAATCAGTATCCCAGTTATTACCAACAGCCTGTGACAACTCCCCTGACATCCAACCAGAACAATTATTCTTATGGACGACCATTTTCAACTCCAACTACTAATAATTATAATGGTTCTTACCAACAAGCTTCACCACCATACCAACAGCCACAAATTTCAGCTCCTCCTGCTCAACATAATGGATATTCCTGGCAACAACAAATAGCTCCACAGGTGGCACCTCCtcaagtgtttggaaaaaagagGGCTGTGTTGTGCGGGGTGAGCTATCTTGGCCAGAAAGGTAGTCTCAAGGGAAGCCTAAACGATGCCACGTCCATGAAAAAATTTCTTCTCAATTCAATGGGATTTCCAAGTGCTTCCATAATTGTCCTAACAG AAGAAGATTTGGACATCTACAGGACTCCCACTAGGCGAAACATTGAAATGGCATTGCGTTGGCTTGTTGAAGGTTGCCAATCAGGAGACTCGCTAGTTTTCTACTACTCAGGCCATGCCTCAAGGACTGTAGACCTCAGCGGAGATGAAATGGATGGGTATGATGAACTATTGTGTCCTGTTGACTACAAGATAGCAGGAAAGATTTCAGACGATGAAATCAATGCCACAATTGTACACCCCCTTCCCCGCGGAGCTAAACTGCATGCCATCAGTGACACTTGTTTCAGCGGAACTATTGTGGATCTGCCATTCATGTTCAGGATGAACTG GCAAGGCGCTGTATGGGAAGATCACCGCGTTCAGTACAACTCATACAAAGGTACCAACGGTGGACAGGCGATCTCAATCAGTGCCTGTGATGATCATCAGAACTCTGGAGATACCACG TATTTCACAGGTGAATCAGGCGGTGCACTAACGTACAGCCTCATTCATGCTGTGGAACATGAGCCTAATCTGACATACGGGCGCTTACTGAATGTCATGTCCCAGAAGATCTCTGAAGCTCAGCGGCAACTAGGCCAGCCACCACAG ATGCCTCAGCTGTCCTCGAGCGAGAAATTTGATGTGTTTTCAAAGCGTTTTGTGCTGTAG
- the LOC108225205 gene encoding tobamovirus multiplication protein 1-like → MVFITNIQSLLLKSHMGFDSGQDIGFLNEQEEWHKAIFYALCAAYALVALVALVQLIRIQLRVPEFGWTTQKVFHFMNFIVNGIRAVQFGVYKSVFSTRPKAFSMIVLDLPGLLFFSTYTLLVLFWAEIYHQARSLPIDKLKPSYFIINGIIYFAQVCIWIYMISSQSSGAVEVARLFLAVTSFCAALGFMIYGGRLFIMLRRFPIESRGRQKKLHEVGFVTGICCTCFLIRCFVVGLSAFDEHVDVDVLGHPILDLIFYAGVEILPSALVLFILRKLPPRRVSDQYHPIS, encoded by the exons ATGGTGTTCATCACAAATATACAGAGTCTTTTGTTAAAAAGCCACATGGGTTTTGATAGTGGACAAGATATAGGGTTCTTGAATGAGCAAGAAGAATGGCACAAAGCCATATTCTATGCCCTCTGTGCTGCTTATGCACTTGTCGCTCTTGTGGCATTg GTGCAGCTAATCCGCATTCAGTTGAGAGTACCGGAGTTCGGTTGGACCACACAAAAGGTTTTTCACTTCATGAATTTTATCGTGAATGGAA TACGAGCTGTCCAGTTTGGAGTTTACAAAAGTGTGTTTAGCACCAGACCAAAA GCATTCAGTATGATTGTCCTAGATCTTCCTGGGCTTCTGTTTTTCTCGACATATACTTTACTTGTTCTGTTCTGGGCTGAGATATACCATCAG GCAAGAAGCCTCCCAATTGACAAACTCAAACCTTCATACTTTATCATCAATggaattatatattttgcacAG GTCTGCATTTGGATATATATGATAAGTAGCCAAAGTTCTGGTGCAGTTGAAGTGGCTAGACTCTTCCTTGCAG TCACATCTTTCTGTGCTGCTCTCGGGTTCATGATATATGGTGGAAG GCTGTTTATCATGCTGCGACGGTTCCCAATTGAGTCTAGAGGTCGCCAAAAAAAGCTTCATGAG GTAGGCTTTGTGACAGGAATCTGCTGCACTTGTTTCTTAATAAGATGTTTTGTG GTCGGCCTCTCTGCTTTTGATGAGCACGTTGATGTTGATGTGCTGGGTCATCCCATATTAGATCTTATCTTTTATGCA GGAGTTGAAATTTTGCCATCTGCCTTGGTCCTGTTTATTCTGCGAAAGTTGCCTCCAAGACGCGTGTCTGATCAATATCACCCAATAAGTTGA
- the LOC108193062 gene encoding ubiquitin carboxyl-terminal hydrolase 4-like, which translates to MGATGSKLEKALGDHFPEGERYFGLENFGNTCYCNSVLQALYFCVPFRDQLLEYYANNKSSSDAEENLLTCLAELFSQIGSQKKKTGVIAPKRFVQRVKKQNELFRGYAHQDAHEFLNFLLNELVDIVEKEHQAAKDPLGTSPPDKIANGVKTSQANGVKKEPLVTWVHENFQGILTNETRCLRCETVTARDETFLDLSLDIEQNSSITSCLKNFSSTETLNAEDKFFCDKCCSLQEAQKRMKIKKTPQILVIHLKRFKYMEQLGRYKKLSYRVVFPLELKLNNTVENSDSEYSLFAVVVHVGSGPNHGHYVSLVKSHNHWLFFDDENVEMVDESAVQTSFGSAQEYSSNTDHGYILFYERAPSNGLIKNV; encoded by the exons ATGGGTGCTACGGGTTCTAAACTCGAGAAAGCTCTCGGCGACCACTTTCCTGAAGGCGAACGTTACTTTGGTCTTGAGAATTTTGGTAATACTTGCTATTGCAACTCTGTTCTTCAG GCGTTGTACTTCTGTGTCCCATTTCGTGATCAGCTGCTAGAGTATTATGCAAATAACAAAAGTTCAAGTGATGCAGAAGAAAACCTCCTAACTTGTTTGGCAGAATTATTTTCGCAG ATAGGCTCTCAGAAGAAGAAAACAGGTGTAATTGCTCCGAAACGCTTTGTTCAGAGAGTGAAGAAACAAAATGAACTTTTTCGGGGATATGCACATCAG GATGCACATGAGTTTTTGAACTTCCTGTTGAATGAACTGGTCGATATTGTGGAGAAAGAGCACCAGGCAGCAAAAGATCCTTTAGGAACTTCACCTCCTGATAAGATTGCAAACGGGGTAAAGACTTCTCAGGCCAATGGCGTGAAGAAGGAACCATTAGTTACCTGGGTTCATGAGAACTTTCAG GGGATACTTACTAATGAGACTAGGTGCTTAAGGTGCGAGACAGTAACAGCAAGGGACGAAACTTTTCTAGATCTGAGCCTTGATATAGAACAGAACAGTTCTATTACCAGCTGCTTGAAAAATTTTAGTTCTACCGAGACTTTGAATGCTGAAGATAAATTCTTCTGTGACAAGTGCTGCAG TTTACAAGAAGCACAGAAGAGAATGAAGATAAAGAAAACACCCCAGATTCTGGTTATCCATTTGAAGCGTTTTAAATACATGGAACAGCTTGGTCGGTATAAGAAGTTGTCATACCGTGTTGTGTTCCCGTTAGAGCTGAAATTGAACAATACAGTGGAAAACTCGGACTCTGAATACTCTCTGTTTGCCGTCGTCGTTCATGTTGGGAGTGGACCCAACCACGGGCATTATGTTAGCCTGGTGAAAAGCCATAACCATTGGTTGTTCTTTGACGATGAGAACGTAGAGATGGTTGATGAATCTGCAGTACAAACTTCCTTTGGATCTGCACAGGAGTATTCAAGCAACACGGACCATGGATACATCCTTTTTTATGAGCGAGCTCCCAGCAACGGCTTAATTAAAAACGTGTAG
- the LOC108227616 gene encoding phosphoinositide phospholipase C 2-like, translating into MLSKVNHDMTAPLSHYFIYTGHNSYLTENQLNSDCSNVPIIEALKRGMLRSGYSCIRRFRPSLGCIRAPIYPYS; encoded by the exons ATGTTGTCTAAG GTCAATCACGACATGACTGCACCACTGTCACATTATTTCATATACACCGGACATAATTCGTACTTGACCGAGAATCAGCTCAATAGTGATTGCAGTAATGTTCCAATCATAGAAGCACTTAAAAGAG GCATGCTTAGAAGTGGATATAGTTGCATACGgag GTTCAGGCCCTCACTCGGCTGTATTAGAGCACCAATATATCCATATTCATAA
- the LOC108227740 gene encoding outer envelope protein 64, mitochondrial, with amino-acid sequence MSKLSTKLVNLENPRLWVVIGISVAGIVILAESQRRKMKAKKLMIKEDFGAFIERFELLPFPQPPPPAARLSLSNLTFAVKDVFDVMDHVTGFGNPDWKNTHEPADRTALVITMLLKNGATCVGKTVMDELSFGITGENVHYGTPTNPKMPAHVPGGSSSGSAVAVASELVDFALGTDTFGCIRIPAAYCGVIGFRPSHGVISTIGVISSSQSLDTVGFFARDPSVMHRVGHVLLNLKQVEPKRTRRCIIADDLFQLSKAPKQNILSVVCKVIKDLKGYQLPDHMNFSQYIAANVPSLKDFIEESTKLQNGFSALKALCSAMFSLLRHEFKSNHHEWVQSTEPKVGPDVSARVLEALTTTHDNVKTLYKVRTEIRAALRSLLKDDGILIIPTVADPPIRLNSKKGVSSEFHDRAFPLLSIASMSGCCQVAVPIGNHNDYPISVSFIASHGGDKFLLDTVLDMYSSLQDQASIVSNSAPLPDMNGNMDASDLLKEKGNAAYKKKEWNKAVSYYTEAIKLNEGNATFYSNRAAAYLELGCYQEAEEDCTKAISLDKKNVKAYMRRGAARESLLFVKEALQDFKHVCVLEPQNKTASYAEKRLRKMMR; translated from the exons ATGTCGAAGCTCAGCACAAAGTTGGTGAATCTTGAAAACCCAAGATTATGGGTAGTGATCGGAATTAGCGTGGCCGGAATTGTGATTCTCGCGGAATCACAACGGCGTAAAATGAAAGCAAAGAAGCTGATGATTAAAGAAGATTTCGGGGCTTTTATTGAAAGATTTGAGTTGCTTCCTTTTCCTCAGCCCCCTCCTCCTGCTGCTAGACTGTCACTCTCTAACTTGACTTTTGCTGTTAAAGATGT TTTTGATGTCATGGACCATGTGACCGGGTTTGGTAATCCTGACTGGAAGAATACTCATGAACCTGCTGACAGGACTGCATTAGTGATAACTATGCTTTTGAAGAATGGGGCTACCTGTGTTGGCAAGACCGTTATGGATGAACTGTCTTTTGG GATTACGGGAGAGAATGTGCACTATGGAACCCCTACAAACCCAAAAATGCCAGCTCATGTTCCTGGTGGGTCATCCAGTGGGTCAGCTGTGGCTGTTGCATCGGAGCTTGTTGACTTTGCTCTTG GTACCGATACGTTCGGTTGCATCAGAATCCCGGCAGCATATTGTGGTGTCATTGGATTCCGACCATCTCACGGAGTTATATCTACTATTGGGGTTATTTCAAGTTCACAGAGTTTAGATACTGTTG gttTTTTTGCTCGTGATCCGTCTGTTATGCATCGCGTTGGACATGTGCTCCTCAACTTGAAGCAGGTGGAACCTAAAAGGACTAGACGCTGTATAATTGCTGATGATCTATTTCAGCTTTCTAAAGCTCCAAAGCAAAATATTTTATCTGTTGTATGCAAAGTAATTAAAGATTTGAAAGGCT ATCAGCTTCCAGACCACATGAATTTTTCTCAGTATATTGCAGCAAATGTCCCTAGCCTGAAAGACTTCATAGAGGAATCAACTAAATTACAGAACGGATTTTCTGCTTTAAAAGCTCTATGTTCTGCGATGTTTTCATTGTTGAG ACATGAGTTTAAAAGTAATCATCACGAATGGGTCCAATCAACCGAACCGAAGGTAGGACCTGATGTATCTGCTCGGGTTCTTGAAGCACTCACTACTACACATGACAATGTAAAAACTCTGTACAAAGTCAGAACTGAAATTCGAGCTGCTCTCAGGAGTCTTTTGAAG GATGATGGAATCTTAATTATTCCTACTGTTGCTGACCCTCCAATAAGACTAAACTCAAAGAAGGGCGTGTCATCTGAGTTCCACGATAGAGCTTTTCCTCTTTTGAGCATCGCAAGTATGTCGGGCTGCTGTCAG GTTGCTGTGCCCATAGGAAATCATAATGATTATCCAATCTCAGTTTCTTTTATTGCAAGCCATGGAGGTGATAAGTTTCTGCTGGATACCGTGTTAGACATGTActcatctcttcaagatcaagcTAGCATTGTCTCCAATTCTGCACCATTACCAGATATGAACGGCAACATGGATGCTAGTGACTTGTTAAAAGAAAAG GGAAATGCTGCATACAAAAAAAAGGAATGGAATAAAGCTGTAAGTTATTATACCGAAGCTATAAAGTTGAATGAGGGAAATGCGACATTTTATAGCAACCGCGCAGCTGCTTACCTCGAATTAGGATG CTATCAGGAAGCTGAGGAAGATTGCACCAAAGCAATATCACTTGATAAGAAG AATGTAAAGGCATATATGAGGCGAGGCGCAGCAAGGGAATCACTTCTCTTTGTAAAGGAGGCTCTTCAAG ACTTTAAGCATGTGTGCGTTCTTGAACCACAGAACAAGACTGCCAGTTATGCTGAGAAGAGGCTAAGGAAAATGATGAGATGA